A genomic window from Sulfurimonas sp. includes:
- a CDS encoding terminase small subunit — MATPKLTAKQKKFCEEYLIDLNATQAAIRAGYSKKTAAVTASENLNKPNIKDYIAEKQSERSKRTEVTADMVVEELAKIAFGDVRKLYNEDGRLLQPHELDAKTAASISSFKASSIQIGGVDDPMEKTVDEYKRYDKTKTLELLGRHLGMFKDKVEHSLSDDLMEWLQRD, encoded by the coding sequence TTGGCAACTCCTAAACTCACAGCTAAACAAAAGAAATTTTGTGAAGAATATCTTATTGACCTCAATGCTACACAAGCTGCTATAAGAGCAGGTTACTCAAAAAAGACTGCAGCAGTAACAGCAAGTGAAAACCTTAATAAACCTAATATCAAAGACTACATAGCTGAAAAACAATCAGAGCGTTCAAAAAGAACAGAAGTAACAGCAGATATGGTAGTGGAAGAACTTGCAAAAATAGCATTTGGAGATGTAAGAAAACTATACAACGAAGATGGGAGATTATTACAGCCACACGAACTAGATGCTAAAACAGCAGCAAGTATTTCATCTTTCAAAGCTTCATCTATCCAGATAGGTGGTGTTGATGATCCTATGGAAAAAACCGTAGATGAATATAAGAGATATGACAAAACAAAAACCTTAGAGCTTTTAGGCAGACACCTAGGAATGTTTAAAGACAAAGTAGAACACAGTTTATCAGATGATTTAATGGAGTGGCTACAACGTGACTAA
- a CDS encoding DUF6682 family protein, with the protein MTVQDFNTSIRYKLQDEAKNRWTDVELLDYTNEGLRDIAVRTFYNKIDEDISVLSTQTTYTLTKEPIKVYSVNSYQQFTQPTKDTLLFTNPRDEDITVTYYAYPDAVTTDIDEDIDIIDALKYFVLSKAYEKEDIAENFNKAIYFQDKYISYISENMTRWHGDEDVMPDKSDFFK; encoded by the coding sequence ATGACAGTCCAGGATTTTAACACTTCAATTCGTTACAAACTTCAAGATGAAGCTAAAAATAGATGGACTGATGTGGAGCTGCTAGACTATACTAATGAGGGTTTGAGAGATATTGCAGTAAGAACTTTCTACAATAAGATAGATGAGGATATTAGTGTTCTATCTACTCAAACTACTTACACTCTAACAAAAGAGCCTATCAAGGTGTATAGTGTAAATTCATATCAGCAATTTACACAACCTACCAAAGATACTCTACTTTTCACTAATCCAAGAGATGAAGATATAACTGTTACTTACTATGCCTATCCAGATGCAGTAACAACAGATATAGATGAGGATATAGATATTATAGATGCCCTTAAATACTTTGTATTAAGTAAAGCATACGAAAAAGAAGATATAGCTGAAAACTTCAATAAAGCTATTTATTTCCAAGATAAATACATCTCTTACATTAGTGAAAATATGACTAGATGGCATGGTGACGAAGATGTTATGCCGGATAAAAGCGACTTTTTTAAATAA
- a CDS encoding N4-gp56 family major capsid protein yields MAATTTTQIPAGVQAFYDRNLLERATPELVHDKYGQMRNIPKGGSDSIKFRRYNGLTAATTPLTEGVTPSGSQLSITDVTATVAQYGDFVTITDTVNLTVEDNVITEATDVLGEQAGDTVDQVYRDVLNAGTNVFYAGSIDTTTIDTRVEVASAPLAKDLDACITALKGQKAKKFTSMIQGSNKINTYPIRPAFMAITHTDKVEELEALTGWKSVEEYASQSEVDLCEAGAYKSIRFVETTNAKVFTGAGAAGVDVYSTLILGKNAYGVVGIKGNRNIQTIVKPLGSGDDPLNQRATVGWKVWATAKILNDAFMIRYESA; encoded by the coding sequence ATGGCAGCAACAACTACAACTCAAATACCTGCAGGTGTTCAAGCGTTTTACGATAGAAACCTATTAGAACGTGCTACACCTGAATTGGTACATGACAAATACGGACAGATGAGAAACATCCCTAAAGGTGGATCTGATTCTATTAAGTTTAGACGTTATAACGGTCTTACTGCAGCTACAACACCATTAACAGAGGGTGTAACACCAAGTGGCTCTCAATTAAGCATTACGGATGTTACAGCAACTGTAGCACAATATGGTGACTTTGTAACTATTACTGACACAGTTAATTTAACTGTAGAAGATAATGTGATCACTGAAGCTACAGACGTACTAGGTGAACAAGCAGGTGATACGGTGGACCAGGTTTATCGTGATGTGCTAAATGCAGGTACGAATGTGTTCTACGCAGGATCAATAGATACAACTACTATTGATACTCGTGTAGAGGTTGCATCTGCTCCATTAGCTAAAGATTTAGATGCTTGTATTACAGCACTTAAAGGTCAAAAAGCTAAGAAGTTCACTAGCATGATTCAAGGCTCTAACAAAATCAACACATACCCTATTCGCCCTGCGTTTATGGCTATTACTCATACTGATAAAGTTGAAGAACTTGAAGCTTTAACAGGGTGGAAATCTGTTGAAGAATACGCATCTCAAAGTGAAGTAGATTTATGTGAAGCAGGTGCTTACAAATCTATCCGTTTTGTTGAAACTACAAATGCAAAAGTATTCACAGGTGCAGGTGCTGCAGGTGTAGATGTTTACTCTACTCTTATCTTAGGTAAAAACGCTTATGGTGTAGTTGGTATCAAAGGAAACCGCAACATCCAAACAATCGTTAAGCCATTAGGTAGCGGTGATGATCCACTTAACCAACGTGCAACTGTAGGTTGGAAAGTATGGGCTACTGCGAAAATCTTAAACGATGCATTTATGATTCGTTACGAATCAGCATAA